Part of the Terrisporobacter glycolicus ATCC 14880 = DSM 1288 genome is shown below.
TTTCTTCTGATGGTTTTTCCTCTGATGGTTTTTCTTCTGATGGTTTTTCTTCTGTCGGTTTTTCTTCTGTCGGTTTTTCTCCTTTACTTACAACAATATTAACAACATCACCTTTTTTAACACTTCCAACACCTGCAACTGGATCTTGGTTAATTACAGTACCTTCTTTATAAATTTCACTGTAACCATAACTTACACTACCCAATTCTAATCCCTTATCTTTAAGGATCGCCTTGGCGTCTTTTAGTGAAAATCCAATTAAACTTGGCACTGATAATTCTTCTGACCCTAAACTAATTACTATTGTAACAGTATCTCCTTTTTCAAGTTCAGTTCCTTCTGGCGGAGTTTGCGATATAACATGATTTTTTTCCACTTCTGAATCATGCTTTTCAGTTATAGTTAGTTTTAATCCCAAATCATTAATAACCTTATTTGCATTTTCTAAACTCATATTAAGCAAATTAGGAGTTTTTATTACTTCAACTTGATCATTTTTATTTAAAAGACCAAATCCATTAGTTACAACTGCTGCTCCTGCTACTCCTAATACAACTAATACAAGCAGACCAATTAAGATACCTTTAAATCCTCTTCTTTTTTTCTTTTTAGGTCTTCTATCGTAGTTATTAACTTCGTCTCCTTCAGATTCAATAAGCTCATTTTCTTTATTATCTCTAATTTGTTCTTTCCCTAGAGTTTTAAATTTAGACTCATCTACAACCTCAACTGGTGGTATTCTTCTTGTAGCAAAATCGTCATATTGCTTAATAAAATCTAAATCTATATTTTGTTCAATATATTCAATATCTTCAATAACTTCTTCGCTACTTTGATATCTATCTTCTGGAGATTTTTCTGTTAATTTTTTAATTAATGTTCTAATACTTTGAGGTATTTGAGTTTTTTCTTCTACAGTAAAGTCTATGTCTTCATTTATATGTTGAAGAGCTATAGAAATAGGACTATCACCTTTAAAAGGTACTTTGCCTAATAACATTTCATATAAAACAATTCCTAAAGAATATAAATCCGCGTTATTTTTTACTGATTTACCTTTAGCTTGTTCTGGTGAAAAATAGTGAACAGACCCTATAATACTTCCTATATTAGTCATAGTAGAATTTGTAGCAGCTTTAGCTATTCCAAAATCTGCAACTTTCACATTCCTACCTTCACTCGATATCAATATATTATGAGGCTTTATATCTCTATGTATAACACCCTTTTTATGGGCAGCTCCAAGAGCTTTTGCTATTTGCTTAGTTATATCAAGAGCAGTATATTCATCTAAAGTTCCTTCAGATTTAATAATTTCCTTTAGATTTTGACCGTCTATATATTCCATAACTATATAATTTACTTTTCCATCACAACCTACATCATATACATTTACTATATTAGGGTGAGATATATTAGCAACAGCCTCTGCTTCTCTTTTGAACTTTGCTAAAAACTCTTCGTCATCAACAAATTCCGGTCTCAAAACTTTTACAGCTACTACTCTATTTAGAAGTCTATCCTTTGCTTCATAAACAAAGGCCATCCCTCCATCTCCAATTTTTCTTATGATCTCATATCTATTACCTAAAATTGTTTCTCCCACAATATCACCATCCTAATCAATCTTACTTAAAATAACAGATATATTGTCCTTGCCAGAATTATTATTAGCTTCATTAATTAAATCTTGGCAAATTTCTTTTATATCCTTATCCTGTTTAATAATATTTTTTATAGATTCATCTTCTACACAACCAGTAAGTCCATCTGTTGCTAAAAGTAAGATATCATCTTTTTCTACTTTTTCTCTAAATATATCTACTATAATTATTTCTTCTGCTCCCATTGCTCGTGTAATTTGATTTCTACGAGGATGAAATCTCGCTTCTTCTTCCGTTATTAAGTGAGCATTTACCAATTCTTCTACAACAGAGTGATCTTTGGTTATTTTTCTGAAGTTATCGCCTTTTAATAAATAACCTCTACTATCACCAACATTAGCTATAATCACATCATTTTTGTAAATAACAGCTACGACTAAAGTAGTACCCATGCCTTCACAAGAATTATCTTCTAAAGCTTTGGTATAAATTTTCTTATTAGCATAATTGTATCCTTGTTTGATTATATCATCTAAATAATCCATTTTTATGCCACCACTTTGAGAAATATTCTCTTTTAAAAAATCTATAATACTTTCTACTGCTATTTTACTTGCTACCTCTCCTTTTTTATGGCCACCCATACCGTCAGCTAAAGCAAATACTCCTATACAATCATCATCTGTTTGTAAAATATCCCCCATACAGTAGTCTTCATTATTTTTTCGAACTTTTCCCATATGAGAGTCACAATTATAAATCATAGCAATTACCCTCCTTATTTACTTGTGTTTACGTCTAAGCTGACCACAAGCTCCTCCTATATCAGATCCCATAGATATTCTAACTGTTGCTGGAATATTATTTTTTTCTAGGATATCTCTAAACTTATAAATATAAGTTTTATCAGGTCTTTCAAAATCTCTTTCTTCTACTTTGTTAATAGGAATTAAGTTAACATGACATAACATTCCTTTTAAAAGTTTTACAATTGCATCAGCTTCTTTTTTAGAATCATTTACGCCTTTAATCAATGAGTATTCAAGGGTTACTCTTCTATTAGTTTTTTGAATATAGTACTTACATGCTTTTATTATATCATCTATCTTATATGCATTGGCAACTGGCATTATTTTTTTTCTTTCTTCATCAAAAGGAGAATGCAGGGAAAGAGCCAAATTAATAGGTAATTGCAAATCTGCAAATTCGTACATTTTAGGTACAACACCGCAAGTAGATAAAGTTATATGTCTATACCCTATATTTAATCCATTTTCTTCATTTACTAATTTTAAAAACTTTTTAGTATTTTCAAAATTATCTAGAGGTTCTCCACTTCCCATTAAAACTATATTAGATACTCTTTTATTGGTATCTTCTTGAACTTTCATAATTTGGTCTAAAATTTCCCAAGGTTCTAAGTTTCTAATTAAACCATCTAATGTGGATGCACAAAATTTACATCCCATTCTACACCCTACTTGATTTGATATGCACACAGTTATTCTATCACCATAATCCATCATAACTGTTTCGACCACATTTCCATCATTTAATTCAAATAAATATTTTTTGCACTTATCTATTTTTGATCTTAATGATAATTCTTGTTTTATATTTCCTATATAAGATACTTCTTCTAATTTTTCTCTTAAACTTTTCGGTATATTATTCATATCGTCAAAAGCTTTAGCACCTTTATATATCCAAGAAAATATTTGGCTACCTCTAAATGGTTTTTCTCCTATACTTTTTAAAAATTCTTTTAACTCATCTTCTGTCATATTTTTTAAAGCCACTTTATTTTCTGTCATTTCACCACTACCTTACTCTAATTAATTTTGATATGAAGAAACCATCCATTTCATGAACATTAGAATAAATTTTCATATAGCCTTTTTCTTGGTTATCTAAATCTATCTTAACTTCATTTATAGGAGCTAATTCAAAGTTTTTATTTTTTTGTAAAAATTCATTTATCACATCAATATTTTCATTATCTTGTATAGTACAAGTACTATATATTAAAGTTCCACCTTTTTTCACGTACTTAGATGCATTTTCAAGTATTTTCTTTTGAATTGGTGGCAAATCTCTAAACTCTTCTTTTTCCTTGTATTTTATTTCTGGTTTTCTTCTAATTATTCCTAGTCCTGAACATGGAACATCTGCTAAAACATAATCAAATTTTCCTATACTGTCTTTATCTAAAGATAAGGCATCAAACTCTTGCACCTCTACATTAGTCAGATTAAGCCTTTTACTCGATGCTTTTATTAATTTCAATTTGTGTTCATAAATATCTCTAGATACTACTTGTCCAGTATTATTCATTAATGTAGCCATATGTGTAGTTTTCCCACCAGGCGCACTACATACATCTAAAACCAAAGAATTTTCTTTTGGATTCATAACTTTTCCCACAAGCATAGAACTTATATCTTGTACTGTAAATAATCCATCTTTATATAGAGTATTATTTTCTATATCTTTTAAGTTTTCTACTTTTATAGCTTCATCTACCACATTCACCTTAGAAGCTTTAATATTTTGTTGCTCCAACTTTTCTATTAATTCGTCTCTAGTTATTTTTAAAGTATTTGTTC
Proteins encoded:
- the pknB gene encoding Stk1 family PASTA domain-containing Ser/Thr kinase encodes the protein MGETILGNRYEIIRKIGDGGMAFVYEAKDRLLNRVVAVKVLRPEFVDDEEFLAKFKREAEAVANISHPNIVNVYDVGCDGKVNYIVMEYIDGQNLKEIIKSEGTLDEYTALDITKQIAKALGAAHKKGVIHRDIKPHNILISSEGRNVKVADFGIAKAATNSTMTNIGSIIGSVHYFSPEQAKGKSVKNNADLYSLGIVLYEMLLGKVPFKGDSPISIALQHINEDIDFTVEEKTQIPQSIRTLIKKLTEKSPEDRYQSSEEVIEDIEYIEQNIDLDFIKQYDDFATRRIPPVEVVDESKFKTLGKEQIRDNKENELIESEGDEVNNYDRRPKKKKRRGFKGILIGLLVLVVLGVAGAAVVTNGFGLLNKNDQVEVIKTPNLLNMSLENANKVINDLGLKLTITEKHDSEVEKNHVISQTPPEGTELEKGDTVTIVISLGSEELSVPSLIGFSLKDAKAILKDKGLELGSVSYGYSEIYKEGTVINQDPVAGVGSVKKGDVVNIVVSKGEKPTEEKPTEEKPSEEKPSEEKPSEEKPSEEKPSEEKPTEEKPSQGGNNNSGEQETSNVNSKNEDDD
- a CDS encoding Stp1/IreP family PP2C-type Ser/Thr phosphatase, whose protein sequence is MIYNCDSHMGKVRKNNEDYCMGDILQTDDDCIGVFALADGMGGHKKGEVASKIAVESIIDFLKENISQSGGIKMDYLDDIIKQGYNYANKKIYTKALEDNSCEGMGTTLVVAVIYKNDVIIANVGDSRGYLLKGDNFRKITKDHSVVEELVNAHLITEEEARFHPRRNQITRAMGAEEIIIVDIFREKVEKDDILLLATDGLTGCVEDESIKNIIKQDKDIKEICQDLINEANNNSGKDNISVILSKID
- the rlmN gene encoding 23S rRNA (adenine(2503)-C(2))-methyltransferase RlmN — its product is MTENKVALKNMTEDELKEFLKSIGEKPFRGSQIFSWIYKGAKAFDDMNNIPKSLREKLEEVSYIGNIKQELSLRSKIDKCKKYLFELNDGNVVETVMMDYGDRITVCISNQVGCRMGCKFCASTLDGLIRNLEPWEILDQIMKVQEDTNKRVSNIVLMGSGEPLDNFENTKKFLKLVNEENGLNIGYRHITLSTCGVVPKMYEFADLQLPINLALSLHSPFDEERKKIMPVANAYKIDDIIKACKYYIQKTNRRVTLEYSLIKGVNDSKKEADAIVKLLKGMLCHVNLIPINKVEERDFERPDKTYIYKFRDILEKNNIPATVRISMGSDIGGACGQLRRKHK
- the rsmB gene encoding 16S rRNA (cytosine(967)-C(5))-methyltransferase RsmB, yielding MNAREIAYKVLLDIEKNKNYSNMAINKHFKDVKLSNQDRGLATEIIYGVIENKYYIDYMIDKLSKVKTNKMEIYVKTLLRMGIYQIMFLNSISDYAAVNETVNLAKKKNSKVSGFINGILRNVIRQKETIGEIKIKDDIDYLTVKYSYDKWIIRNWMIHFGKDFTKELLESNSQRPSIYLRTNTLKITRDELIEKLEQQNIKASKVNVVDEAIKVENLKDIENNTLYKDGLFTVQDISSMLVGKVMNPKENSLVLDVCSAPGGKTTHMATLMNNTGQVVSRDIYEHKLKLIKASSKRLNLTNVEVQEFDALSLDKDSIGKFDYVLADVPCSGLGIIRRKPEIKYKEKEEFRDLPPIQKKILENASKYVKKGGTLIYSTCTIQDNENIDVINEFLQKNKNFELAPINEVKIDLDNQEKGYMKIYSNVHEMDGFFISKLIRVR